The sequence tgaaatccgGCCAAAAACGAAGGAGATACGAAGATTTGAAGCGATaggaaaatttgaagaaaagaaaacaaaagaaacGAAGAAGAAGACGCGACGCAGGCGGATGAAGGAGAGAGAAACGGTGGAAaatagcatatatatatatatcatatatctgTATATGGATATGTATTAGTTTAATGTGTATCTTgttttattcattcggggttaaaacttgatccggtttgagttatttcaactcctgtGTGCTCTCAAAATGCATGTTAATATCGTGTATAAACCGATATTtctaaatacatattttttttaacacacaaattaattaatatagtaaaatcgggtccttacatttctccccctcttaaaacaagatttcgtcctcgaaatcaaacacacaTCAAACTTATACACATAGTCAAGCATCTATCACTGATAGTACATAGGGAAATCAGAGTACATGGCATAATTCATGACATTGTCAAATAAATGAGGCCATTCTTGACGCATTCGAGACTCCAattcccatgtagcttcttctctcccatgtctactccattccACCATAACCAAAGGAATCGTTTTGTTCCTAAGTTTcttttctttacgatcaagaatctgcactggatactcaacatagctaagggaactatccaactccacatcatcagccctcaagatatgagaaggatctggttcatacttccgcagcatagatacgtgaaatacatcatgtatcgcagacaaactctgcggcaagttcaaacgatacgccaaaataccaatcttctcaacaatctcgtatggaccgatataacgaggagctaattttcctttacgcccaaatctcatagtaccacgaaatggtgatactttcaagaaaacaaaatcgccaacctaaaattctaaaggtctacgtctgttattagcatagctagcttgacgatcctgggctgctttcattcttttcctgatcaggtcaactttttctttcatctcttgaataaactctggtcctgacaactgtcgttctcctacttcttTCCAACAGATCGGAGATCTACATTATCTgccatacaaggcttcaaatggtgccatctcgATAGATACTtggtaactgttattgtaagagAATTCCAACAAAGCTAAAGATTCTTGCCAACCACCACTAAAATCCATCACAACAACTCGTAATAAATCTTCAAGCATCTGAATAGTCctttcagattgaccatctgtctgtggatgataggcagtactcatggccaatttagaacccaaagctgattgcaaactagaccaaaacttagaagtaaatctgggatcacggtctgatactatagtaactggcacaccatgtaatcgcactatctgatcAATGTACATTTTTGCCATTTTCGTATATGTCCAAGTAGgatcatatggaataaaatgggcagatttagacaatctatccacaataacccaaatggcatcacaaccacgattagatcgaggtaggtgtgtcacgaaatccatagtaatgtgtTTCCAATTCTACTGTGGTACTTCAAGACTAAGTAACATACCACCTGGTCTCATTCTTTCAGCTTTAacttgttgacacgtcaaacacttagccacaaaatcagaaatatcattattcataccttcccaccagtaatgagctttcaagatatgatacatctttctaattccaggatgtacactatgtcgactacaatgagcttctcgtagtatattgtctttcaaatctatcaaattcGGAACCACAAGTCTACCATTATAACGCAAACATCCATCAGAAGCAACAAGAAATTTTCCTGACTGACCAGCTGGAGTTAATTCTTTCAAATAATGAATATATGGATCAGTCTTTTGTGCTGCtttgattttcgaaattattcgtGGTTCAACTTGTATAGATGAAATTATGAAATGATTACCTTTAGCTCGATAAGTCCATCCtgaagttctcaaatgctcatgaactttagaaatagttaaagatgccaacatcttagtatgaacttttctgctcaaagcatctgcaacttgattcacgTTTCCTGGCTGGTATTGAATATCACAGTCAAAATACTTAAGTAATTCCAACCAtcgacgttgtctcatattcaaatcagactgtgtgaataaatatttcagactcttatgatcggaataaatcacaaactgttcatcgtacagataatgacgtcatattttcaatgcatgcacaatggcagccaattctaaatcatgaactggataacgagtctcatgtggtttcaattgacgagatgcatacgcaatcacgcctccattttgcatcaaaacacaacccagtccattcaaagaagcatctgtacagacaacaaatccacctgagcctgaaggtaatgctagtactggagccgtagtcaatttctctttcaaagtttgaaaactagcttcacattcctcagtccacacaaaacgtcgatctttttgcgtcaatatagtcataggcctagctatttcagaaaatcccttgatgaaacgcctataatatccagccaaacccaaaaagctacgaatttcagagacattggttggtctggaccaattaagaacaacttcaattttactaggatcgacagataccccttgtgctgatatcacatgtcctagaaataatactctatctaaccaaaactcgcacttagaaaacttagcatataattgtGATGTTCTAAGTTTCTGAAGTACTAATgtcaaatgttctttatgctccttccttgacttagaataaatcaaaatgtcatcaatgaaaacgataacaaatcgatctataaactcccgaaacacacgattcattaaatccataaaaaccgctggagcattagtcaacccgaaaggcacaactaagaattcataatgtccgtaacgcgttcgaaatgctgtcttggaaacatcttcctctcgaactcgaagttgatgatatccggaacgaagatcaattttagaatatacagatgtaccctgcaactgatcaaacaagtcatcaattcgtggcaaaggatacttattcttcacagtagcctgatttaattgccgataatcgatgcacattctcatcgttccgtctttcttcttcacaaacaagactggagcaccccaaggtgatacacttggtctaatataacctttttccagcaaatcttgcaattgcgtcttgagttctttcaattctgctggagctaatcgatatggAGCTCGAAAAATAGGACTTGTCCCTGGCATTAATTCAATGCTAAGATCTATTTCTCTTTGAGGCggaaacccggaatctcatcaggaaatacatcaggaaaatcattaacgacaggaatatctgaaactttcaatttctcttccttcgtcgcatcaagagcataaatcataaatccttcatttcctatcgACAATAATCTAAACATTTCCATTGCCGATACTAATGGAATGCGAGATTGTGAATCACTACCATAAAAATTCCACTTATTGCCATAATACGGTCTAAATCTCACAATTCCATGGAAACAATCAACCGTAGCTCTATAATTTATCAGTGTATCCttacccaagatacagtcaaaatcagacataactagtttgattagattggttatcatgatcttatcctcaaatctaatcacacaattcaaaattatctcattagacatcaagaaaacaccagcaggagtagcaacagacacagtatccaataacggagtaaaagcaatctcatgctcatcagcaaatgtaacagataaaaatgaatgagatgctcctGTGTCTATCAAGATACGTACATGATactcaaaaatataacaaatacctgCAATAACTCCCCCAGGTGCATCTTGCGCCTGATCCTGAGTCATAGCATGGACTTGAGCCTGCTGTGGACCTAGAAAACGCTGCTGACTCTGAGGAGATGGATACCTAGGCTGCTGAGTGGACTGTACTGGAACATAAGGCTGTGTAGGAGCAAACTGTGGTACAAGAGCATATGGTCTGAATGATGGTCGTCCAGGAAACTGGCCAAACTGTTGTGGCTGAAATTGCTGTCTTCCAGCATTTGGACATACTCGAGATAAATGTCCAACCTGCCCACAAGTATAACAAGTTCCTGGAAATCCTGTACAATGTGCACTCAAATGCTTACCACCACATCTGTCACAGTACACCCTACCAGACGATCCAACTGAACTTTCTGCACGactaccactggaactcgatgaactagACTGTTGTTTCTTTTTAAATGGTTTCTCCTTAGCTTTAAACTAAGGCCTTTTCGCTTGCTGAGAAGATTGAATAGGCTGATATGAAGGTAAACCTATTGGTGTCTGTGAACTACTTCCAGCTCCTTGAGTACTAGCTGCTAGGATTGATTGTGGTTCACCCCTGAGTAGACTTGCTTCAATTTTCTTGGCCTTTTCTACTGCTTTCATATAAGTAGATGGAGTTCCAGTAGTTACCAACGTATGGATCGTTCGTGTAAGCCCCTTCAAAAAATGTGAAAGCTTTGACCGATCATTCTTTGCAACATGTGGGACATAAGGCAAAAGAGCAGAAAACTGAGAAGCATATTCAGCAACAGATTTATTGCcttgcaccaacagattaaattcatcttctttagcagAATAGTATGATGGTTGTGCATATTCTTGTGCAAACTGCTTACAAAATACTTCCCATGTGATTTTTTCACCAGaatcagaaagtgtttctgctgTCGTTTCCCACCACAGTTGCGCTCGGTCTTTCAGCTGAAAAGGAACTAACTTCAGTCGAATGTCATCAGGATATTCTAATCCATTAAACATATTGTTGAGACTTTTCAACCAACTAGCAGCTTTCTCACTTCCTTCATTGCCAAAGAACTTTTTCGGACGCAACtcctgaaattgagaaattattaatcgTATTCCTCCCATTTTCTCAGTCAATTAGGCTACTGGATCAGCCTCAGCCTGAATCGCTTTTCCTTTGTCAGGATTTACCCGTGGTTGTTGTTCCACCTCTAATTCCACATCTTTCGGAGGCTGAACAGCTGGTCGACCACGTCTTTCCCTGACAATATCATCAAGATTTCTAACATTTTCTGCTGCAGACTCTTCTACAACTTCCTTCCCTTTTCTACCTCTTCCTCCTGGTGCCATTCTACAAGACACAAGGATTTAATACAGGAAAATATATCTTAACAAACAGAAAACTATGATAGGAACTCAGAGTTCTAATAGAATTCATAAACTAATTCTAAAGCCAAGAACTACTGGTTCTAACAAATACGTTAAAAAATAAACACCACAAGTAAGTCACGTAAAAACAAGTAGTCACACACATACGCAACCATTTTGttagtgtctaaactcgagtgtcctagactctagttcgagcatatcccagtatacgctctgataccaaatgaaagggcccgtgttctgatttaatatttaatgatcaaacaaccaggattaattaatgtaaacagcgaaaacgagttaaaaatttgcgtttgggcctacagaaatttcggcatgacctattcgtaaataggacatcccaaaaacctgtacaacacaaccaacaatatatactcgaaaatagagtcacaactccaatttacaaacctatagccgcactggccagaactaaacacatgcagagccggcaaggctcgatcacacaaataacaattcaaaacaaggtccaaaactatttatacagatacacagggcatcaccccgacaaatataaaactcgctaaactgatatatatacatatatctgggaactcgactccacgctcgcctcactgggtaccactagatgacgctccaccagatgcgtcaaatccccctggataacctgctatggaatcacaaacaaccacaacataaaaagaaaacaggggtcggaccccagtacgacgaactataaaaattacgacaaatataactgacatgaataaaatcaagtacaatgcaatgaaatgcaatgtaatgcgtgacaggtatcaatgaaataagggataccaaaaggagtccaaataatcgtatcacaataaactcagtggccacccgtgccaggaacgcagcagacctcgaatcatcactgctaatccatacacgtagcatcggagggtgacaggagcgacccgtccagcctcatgctgtcatcaggagtaTCGTACATAGCATCCAGAGCACGGTTGCTACCCGCTCAGTCTCGTGCTaactcaggagtgcactaaataatgtcactcgctccatcgatgactcaatacatctcaagagatcaatatcaatagcaatcaaaggagtcaaggctcaacgtgctatgaaaaattataaatgagtgaatgcaatcatataatccacataaaCATATAAAGCacattatcactcattacaaaatacttaatatcataacatgccattataggcgtcgtaatataaacagctcatacgtacctcaaccaatTCATAATTTACCATAGAAATTATCCCAAatatttctcggatattccaatcccaaattttcagaatctgtaattccagaaaaattgctcataaatcctaaaattcatatttaatattaaaacatcctattaatgaccaaatatcgaatatacgactctaaaagtcgaattacctaaatataaataatttgaaattgtcCATAATTAGTTACTAAATCCTAAATTACTATAAGACAATTCTAACACAGTGAAACATTTAAATAGTAATTGCAATAATCCTAAAAGTCAAAAATCCCCAACTAcaataatctgaaatttcgaaataatgctagaataatttctgaaaaatagccAATACCTCCAATCGAGTCcgatataatacctacaaccaataataaatcaaatattaattatcGGAAGTCGATTGaatcaaaattcccaaaattcgaAACACTAATCTCGAAATCTAcctcaaatatttgaattagaGGTCTAATCAACCGAAACAACAACCCTCTAAACTCCGGCGGCGATCGGCGACGGCGAACGGCGGTGAACGACGGCGGCTGGTGCGACGGGTTTTCGGAAAtctcaataaaaatatgaaatataggtACCGAAAGATATCTCTCGTCGAGAGGATTCCAgactatatttacttttgaaatccgGCCAAAAACGAAGGAGATACGGAGATTTGAAGCGATaggaaaatttgaagaaaagaaaacaaaagaaacGAAGAAGAAGACGCGACGCAGGCAGATGGAGGAGAGAGAAACAGTGGAAAAtagcatatatatatcatatatctgTATATGGATATGTATTAGTTTAATGTGTATCTTgttttattcattcggggttaaaacttgacccgatttgagttatttcaactcctgtGTGCTCTCAAAATGCATGTTAATATCGTGTATAAACCGATATttttaaatacatatttttttaacacacaaattaattaatatagtaaaatcgggtccttacaaAACCTCTATAAAGTAAAGAGGATTTCTCTAATATCAATTATTCCAATTTCTTCATtccttttgttttaaaaaaaatatttaaacaaaaagtgttttttttaaaaaaaaaggtttctttattaaactatcagatattatatatatatatatatatatatatattcaattattgaATCCTGAGAGGATAGTGTCGGTGTGATGGAACAAAGACAAAAGAGTTCCAAAACCATGGGCGCAACCAAAGAATCCAGCTCATACATTTCTACTCAAGGGACCAATTTTTATTACTATCTCGtgctaaaattaattatatctCTAGccttttaataaataaataaatatatctgTAAATATTAATGCTCTAAATAAATGATAAGATAGCTTTCTCTAAAATTTATTCCCATTTATTAAAACTATAATGCCAAGCAACTACtccagaaaaattatttttaaagacCATGCATAAATTTCCACCTGTTAAGTAAAgctcatgaaactcatatttgaaatattaaaaaaaatgcaatttatttttaaggCTAGCTATAATAACTTCGTATTTAAACAATTCAGTCGTAATTCttattacataattatataattagataaaacataaaatttaaaaatctgtGAAATAATCACGTGTTTTAATGATCACTAATAATCTCGTATGAGCCAATGAGTCTCTAACTTATGTGAAATAAGCTCATCTTcttcggaattttttttttgttgtaaagaaacaatatttttttcttatgattattatttaattaaaattaaaaataaaaaatttgccCTCCTAATTTTATCCATAAACTCCTTATCCAAAAAACTATGCGGTGAAACGAAGTTGCACAGGAGAACAAAAAACAGCAACAAGAAGCATGCGGTAAAATCTTATCCACAAAATCAACCGGAAAAAAATCCCATAAACAAGCGAGGAAATTACGGCCCATTTCGCCAAACCTTAATTACAGGAGACATTATGGATAAAGGCAACGAAGAAATGGATAAGGGCAAATATCTGGGACCCTGCTTCTCTCTTGAATTTTGAATCACTCTCTCTCAGATTCCGCTGCCAAGATATCATTTTCTTTACCTTTTCTTTGGCCTTGTGTCTCTGAAAATTTTAAGAAGACAAAACCACAAACCCCTTTTCCCAAAGTTTCCCAACcacttttcttttttgttttcccTTGTTTCTTGGCATTCTTTTTCCCTGTAGAATTTGTGGGTCTTGCTTTGATTTCTGTTTTCTGGGTTTTTTGTGCTTGTTTTTATAGATTAGGCACAAAAAGATAACGTCTTTGATTCAGATAGGGAGGATTTTTTCGTTTGTTGTTTTTGGTTCGATTCGACCGGTTTTGCAACAACATTAAAAGGTTGGATAAATCTCGAAGATGTCTTGTTTGAAGGGTGGGTTTTCTGTTTCTGGGGCTGGTGAAGCCATATTCAAGAACAGAGCACGAGGGTCTTTTAGGGTTTGTTCCTCGATTGGAACTCTACAATTCAAGGAATctaatttgaatgatttttggaGGAAGGCCCTTGATGTGTCCGATCGGAAGAGTACGAGCAATCTGACCATTAAAGCTCCTACAAATTATGAACCCATCAATGTAAGGATTTTCATGTTCAAGCAACAAATGTTATCCATTTTTTGTCTTATTTTGTctgatttcttttctttctatTTTTGGGTGATTTTAGGCTCAGCCATCTGTTTGTATTGGCAAAGCCCAGAGATGGTGGGAAAAATCCCTTCAGCCAAACATGCTGGAGATCAATTCTGCACAAGAACTTGTTGATTGTTTGTCAATTGCTGGTGAAAGATTGGTGATTCTTGATTTTTATTCCCCTGGTTGTGGAGGCTGCAAAGCTTTGCATCCTAAGGTAAATTTACATATCCTCTGACCAAATTCTTGGGTCATTTGTTATCTGTATATCTTGATTTCAAAAGAAAGTTTGAGCCTTGGATTAATGATTTAACGATTTTTACAGATCTGTCAACTGGCTGAAATGAACCCAGATTCGATATTTCTCAAGGTTAATTTCGAACAACATAAGGTCATGTGTCATGCCCTGAATGTTCATGTCTTGCCCTTCTTTAGATTCTACAGAGGTGCAGATGGCAGAATGTGTAGCTTCAGCTGTACTAATGCAACTGTAAGTGATCTGAATCATTCTGTTTGAGAATGTTGCTTTTGGATTAATCTGAATTTGTGGTTTGTGGTTTGTGTGTTGGGATTTTGGATCTAAGATTCAGAATTTGGATTATGGGGCTTCTGTATTGGGATCTGATATCCAAGATTTAGTTTTGGGTTTAATCAAGATTGCTATTTGAATTTGTTGTTCGGttttattgattagtttttgtCATCAAAGATCTGGATCTTGGATAGATCTGGATCTGATTTGTGTTTTGTTCTTGTGTGTTGGGGATCTGATATACAAGATAATGTGGATTTCTCAGTTGCTCTTGCACATTTGAATTCCTTATCCACTTTTGAAGTTTTAAATATGCTGTTTTTTTGTTGTGTGCGGAGATTTGATATCCAAAATCTAATATTTGAATGCAgatcaagaaattcaaagatGCACTAGCTAAACACGGGACTGATCGATGTAGTCTCGGGCCGGCTCAAGGTTTAAACGAATCGGAGCTCTTGGCCTTGGCCTCGAATGGTTTGATATCAAAGAATTCGTTTCCAAATCCAGCTGAGAACGATAACTTTGATAGTTTGGTGCTCGAAGAAACCGGTGCGCCATTCGCATTGGCATAGAAATCGGAATATCCAGAGAAGGTAACTCTGTGTTCATTGCTTAGAGTTGGAGATTATTCATCAGGCTCAAGATTTCAGAATTTTCCCCTCTATTTTGGGATATCTTTTTAATCTTATCCTATCTTATCCATTTGTAAATAGGCCATCTATTTGTTCCTTTTCTTTTAAATCTTAAGCAGGGGTCTGGTTTTTGAGATGTAATTCCTGCTTCTTGTAGAATTTGTCATTGATTTCTGTTTTAATGGATTTAGCAaaactactaatagctattcgTCGATTTAACGAAGTTTCAATGTCAAGTTGTTTTTTTCCTTGAATCCGAGATCTCGTTCCGAAGCAAACTCTATCCGTCATAATTTGGATCAAGAATGTAAATCTATcgaatttgagatctcgtcccAATCCACAATTCACATGTTTTTACATGGTTAAAAACTTGAAACGCTATCCGTCAGAATTTGGATCTAAGAATTTAAACCGCAGAATCTCATGATTATAccgaataataaatataaaaaaaattcagttcACTTTATTTCATATTAATATGAGGCGAAATTTATGGTGACGTGACCAACTACCATTTGTCTGCTAGTGTTTTTCTTTTAGTTGGATAGATGAACACAACACTACTTTCAAATAGCGCCATGTATTCAAT comes from Henckelia pumila isolate YLH828 chromosome 4, ASM3356847v2, whole genome shotgun sequence and encodes:
- the LOC140865217 gene encoding thioredoxin-like 1-2, chloroplastic — encoded protein: MSCLKGGFSVSGAGEAIFKNRARGSFRVCSSIGTLQFKESNLNDFWRKALDVSDRKSTSNLTIKAPTNYEPINAQPSVCIGKAQRWWEKSLQPNMLEINSAQELVDCLSIAGERLVILDFYSPGCGGCKALHPKICQLAEMNPDSIFLKVNFEQHKVMCHALNVHVLPFFRFYRGADGRMCSFSCTNATIKKFKDALAKHGTDRCSLGPAQGLNESELLALASNGLISKNSFPNPAENDNFDSLVLEETGAPFALA